In Chitinophaga nivalis, a single genomic region encodes these proteins:
- a CDS encoding HAAS signaling domain-containing protein, whose protein sequence is MKTANISFNQEASGRIYQDYMQRVRKATHSLSKANQDDIYMELNSHIFEAMQQKNTVHEIDGLLDILEKLGAPEEVLKPLVADKKLAQATTTFNPVHVFKALVLNFTNGISYIIFFILYLLLFGFIFLIFAKIIHPAEVGLFYKDTTFMVLGMLKGTHPPGVRELLGNWFIPVMLSATILFYLLITFFLKLKKRINQR, encoded by the coding sequence ATGAAAACAGCCAACATCTCATTCAACCAGGAAGCTTCGGGCAGAATCTATCAGGATTATATGCAACGCGTCAGGAAGGCAACCCATTCCCTTTCAAAAGCAAATCAGGACGACATCTACATGGAATTGAACAGCCACATTTTTGAAGCGATGCAACAAAAAAATACTGTCCATGAAATAGATGGTTTACTGGATATTCTGGAAAAGCTGGGCGCTCCGGAAGAGGTATTAAAACCATTGGTAGCTGATAAAAAATTAGCACAGGCCACCACCACTTTCAATCCTGTCCATGTTTTCAAGGCACTGGTACTCAACTTTACAAATGGTATCTCCTACATTATTTTCTTTATTTTATACCTGCTGTTATTCGGATTTATATTTTTGATTTTTGCCAAGATCATACACCCGGCGGAGGTAGGATTATTTTATAAAGATACCACGTTTATGGTGTTAGGCATGCTGAAAGGTACTCATCCTCCTGGCGTCCGCGAATTATTGGGGAACTGGTTTATACCTGTCATGTTATCTGCCACTATCCTGTTTTATCTGCTCATCACCTTCTTCTTAAAGCTCAAAAAGCGTATCAACCAACGATAA
- a CDS encoding serine hydrolase domain-containing protein: MIRNIALATLIMLSATTCMAQTFNPARLDSLFRLLAEKDKFMGSITIAQNGHVLYSHAIGYCDIATSRQADTLTRYRIGSVSKMFTAVLVLKAIEEQKISLQQTLDKYFPQIEHARKITIENLLQHRSGIHNFTDDKAYWTYYTSPQSAAEMMAILAKEKSDFEPNSKAAYSNSNYLILSYILEKIYNQPYASILQAKIIFPLGLKSTSSGNKTNVRNNECYSYSFRDKWVKEAETDLSIPMGAGAIVSTPTDLAVFIEQLFAGKIINAQSLVLMTTLKDAYGLGIFSYPYAGHNSYGHTGGIDKFQSEVRYFPEEKISVALISNGFIYPVSDIMQCALSSCFNQPFAIPSFTSLTLDAAALAPFTGQYTSTQLPIKITVTQQGDKLFAQATGQSPLELTATATNIFQFEKAGIVLVFNADKKQMILKQGGKEWLFDRE, from the coding sequence ATGATAAGAAACATCGCCCTTGCCACGCTGATCATGTTATCGGCTACCACCTGTATGGCACAAACTTTTAATCCCGCCCGTTTAGACAGCCTGTTTAGGCTATTGGCCGAAAAAGATAAATTTATGGGAAGTATCACCATTGCACAAAACGGTCATGTACTATATAGCCACGCTATTGGCTACTGTGATATCGCCACTTCCCGGCAAGCAGATACCCTAACCAGGTACAGAATCGGTTCTGTTTCCAAAATGTTCACCGCGGTGCTCGTGCTGAAAGCCATAGAAGAGCAGAAAATATCATTGCAACAAACGCTCGATAAATACTTTCCACAAATTGAACATGCCCGGAAAATAACTATTGAAAATTTGCTGCAACACCGGAGTGGCATTCACAACTTCACAGACGACAAAGCTTATTGGACGTATTACACCTCCCCCCAATCAGCTGCTGAAATGATGGCGATACTGGCTAAAGAGAAAAGTGACTTCGAACCCAACAGCAAAGCGGCCTATAGCAATTCCAATTATCTAATATTGAGTTATATCCTGGAGAAAATTTACAATCAGCCATATGCCAGCATATTACAGGCAAAAATCATTTTCCCTTTGGGGTTAAAAAGTACCTCCTCCGGCAACAAAACCAATGTTCGCAACAACGAATGTTATTCCTATAGCTTCAGAGACAAATGGGTCAAAGAAGCAGAGACGGATTTATCTATCCCTATGGGCGCCGGCGCCATCGTATCTACACCTACGGATTTAGCAGTTTTCATTGAACAGCTTTTCGCCGGTAAAATCATCAATGCCCAATCACTGGTGCTGATGACAACCCTCAAAGATGCATATGGCCTGGGCATCTTTTCCTACCCTTATGCCGGCCACAATAGCTATGGCCACACCGGCGGCATTGATAAATTCCAATCGGAGGTACGTTATTTTCCGGAAGAAAAAATATCGGTTGCCCTCATTTCCAATGGCTTCATCTATCCGGTCAGCGATATCATGCAATGTGCGCTGAGTTCCTGTTTCAACCAGCCTTTTGCCATACCCTCTTTTACATCTTTAACACTAGACGCGGCAGCACTGGCTCCTTTTACGGGGCAATATACCAGTACGCAGCTACCTATTAAAATAACCGTCACACAACAGGGAGATAAACTATTTGCGCAAGCTACCGGGCAATCACCGCTGGAGCTAACAGCGACTGCAACCAATATCTTTCAGTTTGAAAAGGCAGGTATTGTGCTGGTGTTTAATGCGGATAAAAAACAGATGATATTGAAACAAGGTGGGAAGGAATGGTTGTTTGATAGGGAATAA
- a CDS encoding T9SS type A sorting domain-containing protein, whose protein sequence is MKTATISFRIKRTWFTFILFMTTLSVHAQWQTSGNTIYYNNGSVGIGATAPLRQLHIANTGSVADMNLAVSGPAASILFAADQTLTSPLFSKIGIATAAGHFVGSSQAGDFIISGLSPGRDILFVARSSSSSTVERLRITNSGNVGIGTTAPTARLHSNGNVRFENIPTGTGSPLVIDAGGNVFRSSQFAPAAAGTAAPDKNEDIVALQEKVARLEAALQTIQSQLNAVHGKIEVGTTAPGLYQLEAIPNPVTSVTTIKYTYPAHIAAAFINVNDPNGRLIKRINITTQSTSITLSLNDVHVPAGTYIYGLEINGKTVLSKKLVLIK, encoded by the coding sequence ATGAAAACCGCTACCATCTCTTTCCGGATAAAACGGACATGGTTCACTTTTATCCTGTTTATGACTACGCTATCCGTACATGCGCAATGGCAAACAAGTGGCAATACCATCTATTACAATAACGGGTCTGTTGGTATTGGCGCTACTGCGCCGCTCAGGCAATTACATATTGCCAATACCGGATCCGTTGCAGATATGAACCTGGCTGTTTCGGGTCCGGCTGCTTCTATATTATTTGCAGCAGATCAGACACTCACGTCTCCTCTTTTTAGTAAAATAGGGATTGCCACTGCAGCAGGACACTTCGTTGGTTCCAGTCAGGCAGGTGATTTTATTATCAGTGGTTTATCACCTGGCAGAGATATCCTGTTTGTAGCCAGAAGCAGTAGTAGCAGTACCGTTGAAAGACTGCGCATTACCAATAGCGGCAACGTCGGAATTGGCACCACTGCTCCTACCGCCAGGTTGCACAGCAACGGAAATGTTCGTTTTGAAAACATACCCACCGGCACCGGTAGTCCCCTTGTAATTGATGCTGGTGGCAATGTATTCAGAAGCAGCCAGTTTGCACCTGCTGCTGCAGGAACAGCCGCTCCTGATAAAAATGAAGATATCGTTGCGCTGCAGGAAAAAGTTGCCAGGCTGGAAGCAGCGCTGCAGACTATACAGTCGCAACTAAATGCAGTTCATGGAAAAATAGAGGTAGGTACTACAGCACCAGGATTGTATCAGCTGGAAGCGATACCTAATCCGGTTACTTCCGTCACCACTATCAAATATACTTATCCTGCTCACATTGCAGCCGCATTTATCAATGTTAATGATCCCAACGGGAGACTGATTAAACGTATTAATATTACCACTCAAAGTACTTCCATCACTTTATCGCTAAATGATGTACACGTACCAGCCGGCACTTACATTTATGGTTTGGAAATAAATGGGAAAACAGTATTAAGTAAAAAACTGGTACTGATTAAATAG
- a CDS encoding DUF4430 domain-containing protein, which translates to MVTLTITGGPSIQFPWQNNMTGQTAMEAAYNASASGTLTFLLQFYGSSLGYLVDMINGTFDTAISSGQPYFFWDFIVNGVSSSTGIDSTSINDGDVITFTFTTYNAEAHAATTLANKFKVKSAL; encoded by the coding sequence ATGGTAACACTCACAATTACTGGAGGTCCCTCTATTCAATTTCCATGGCAGAACAACATGACAGGCCAAACCGCAATGGAAGCGGCCTATAATGCATCCGCCAGCGGCACCCTTACCTTTCTCCTGCAATTTTATGGATCGTCCCTTGGGTACCTGGTTGACATGATCAACGGAACGTTTGATACGGCTATCTCTTCCGGTCAGCCTTATTTCTTCTGGGACTTCATCGTGAATGGGGTATCTTCCTCTACCGGTATTGACAGTACCTCCATCAACGATGGAGACGTCATCACCTTTACCTTTACCACCTATAATGCGGAAGCCCATGCAGCCACCACACTGGCTAATAAATTCAAGGTTAAATCTGCCTTATAG
- a CDS encoding helix-turn-helix domain-containing protein, which yields MNSKATCKGGTFHAGDLKLKGFKVQEITGPSYPVLAYGRRDCYKIVLGTGDMHFCYGDQTIDINGTFLFFANPHIPYSCEHRSPEQKGYACLFTQGFIGNRERKDSLLNASIFRFEGTPVIPVNRKQAAFIGGIYQRMLSVYSGDYARKDEMIRSCIDLIIHEALSIQPQPEQQQKNAATRITYLFMELLEKQFPIVAAAEPLSVRTAQDFAARLAVHENYLNRAVKEVTGKPVSVHIAERITAEAKALLQHTSWSVADIAYGLGFEYPSYFNNYFKRVTGSTPNSFRKDKRKV from the coding sequence ATGAATAGTAAGGCGACCTGTAAAGGTGGAACATTTCATGCCGGGGATCTAAAACTGAAAGGTTTTAAAGTCCAGGAGATTACCGGACCCTCCTATCCGGTACTGGCCTACGGTAGAAGGGATTGCTATAAAATAGTGCTGGGCACGGGTGATATGCATTTTTGTTATGGTGATCAGACCATTGATATCAACGGCACGTTCCTGTTTTTTGCGAACCCGCATATACCTTATTCCTGTGAGCACCGCTCGCCGGAACAAAAGGGTTATGCCTGTCTGTTTACCCAAGGTTTTATCGGCAACAGAGAACGGAAAGACAGTTTGCTGAATGCTTCCATCTTCCGCTTCGAGGGCACGCCGGTGATTCCGGTGAACCGCAAACAGGCCGCCTTTATCGGCGGTATTTATCAAAGGATGTTATCCGTCTATAGTGGCGATTATGCCCGGAAAGATGAGATGATCAGGAGCTGTATAGACCTCATTATCCACGAGGCATTGAGTATACAGCCACAACCCGAACAGCAGCAAAAAAATGCCGCTACCAGGATCACCTACTTATTTATGGAGTTGCTGGAAAAACAATTTCCGATCGTCGCCGCAGCGGAGCCGCTTTCCGTCAGAACAGCGCAGGACTTCGCTGCAAGACTGGCGGTACACGAAAACTATCTCAATCGCGCCGTAAAGGAAGTTACCGGTAAACCCGTCTCGGTACACATCGCGGAGCGCATTACGGCAGAAGCAAAAGCCCTGTTGCAGCATACCAGCTGGAGTGTGGCCGACATCGCCTATGGCCTGGGCTTTGAATACCCCAGCTACTTTAATAACTACTTCAAACGGGTCACCGGCAGCACACCCAATTCCTTCAGGAAGGATAAAAGGAAGGTTTGA
- a CDS encoding pseudouridylate synthase translates to MQGLFHEDAAFCRFSVPVEALAKELTFSVTDDIHPLCKIAAAELQQYLQQQQDWTHNFGLSANGEGAVIGKMFGVLVVRNSRQELGYLAAFSGKLAGGNHHHRFVPPIFDGVADGGFLNAGMTRLTAINTEIKALEQGNDNGSTEKIATLKALRKEHSIALQRKIFDQYHFMNKTGGTKSLVDIFEQQGYRQPPAGAGECAAPKLLQYAFHRKMEPLALAEFWWGLSPKSATWKHGHFYAPCKEKCAAILTHMLAAN, encoded by the coding sequence ATGCAGGGATTGTTTCATGAGGATGCTGCCTTCTGCCGCTTTTCAGTACCGGTAGAAGCATTGGCAAAAGAACTTACCTTCTCCGTAACGGATGATATACATCCCCTGTGTAAAATAGCGGCCGCTGAATTACAACAATACTTGCAGCAGCAACAGGATTGGACACATAACTTCGGATTGTCCGCCAATGGCGAAGGAGCCGTTATTGGTAAAATGTTTGGGGTGCTGGTTGTTCGTAACAGCCGGCAGGAGCTGGGGTATCTGGCTGCTTTTTCCGGCAAGCTGGCGGGGGGCAATCATCATCATCGGTTTGTGCCGCCTATCTTTGATGGCGTGGCTGATGGCGGTTTCCTGAATGCAGGCATGACCCGGCTGACAGCCATTAATACGGAAATCAAGGCGCTGGAGCAGGGTAACGATAACGGCAGTACGGAAAAGATTGCTACGCTGAAAGCGTTACGCAAAGAGCATTCCATAGCGTTGCAACGGAAAATTTTTGATCAGTATCATTTCATGAACAAGACGGGCGGTACCAAAAGCCTGGTCGATATTTTTGAACAGCAGGGGTATCGGCAGCCGCCGGCCGGAGCGGGTGAATGTGCGGCCCCCAAACTGTTGCAGTATGCTTTCCACCGGAAAATGGAACCCCTGGCGCTGGCGGAATTCTGGTGGGGGCTCTCTCCCAAATCTGCTACCTGGAAACACGGACATTTTTATGCCCCCTGCAAAGAGAAATGTGCGGCGATACTAACCCATATGCTTGCGGCCAATTGA
- a CDS encoding PQQ-dependent sugar dehydrogenase: protein MKNLLMMLTATAVLALHACSHDDGGLEGPTLPPVETKDPNTNYKPAFVGQTRIGGVQTTTKFKGSVITSALSSPWGVKSLPDGRLLITEKGGTMRIVTKTGTVSAPITGLPAVNSAGQGGLLGLCLDPAFSTNRMVYWVFSGNVAGGNLTSVAKGRLANDEKTIEGATIIYRATPAYNGTLHYGGRIVFDATGNLFVSTGERSDLVTRPLAQSVTAALGKVLRITKDGQPAPGNPSISGAGALPVLYTIGHRNPQGLAIHPVTGDLWEGEHGPRGGDEINRIEAGKNYGWPTITYGIEYSGQPVGAGIQKKTGLEQPVYYWDPVVSPSGMTFYSGDRVPEWKNNLFIGSLSATHIVRLVISNNKVAGEERLLAGEGQRFRDITQGVDSALYAVTDQGRLYRIDRVAP, encoded by the coding sequence ATGAAGAACCTGTTAATGATGCTAACTGCCACTGCTGTACTTGCATTACATGCCTGCTCTCATGATGATGGTGGCCTGGAAGGTCCTACACTTCCACCTGTTGAAACCAAAGACCCCAACACCAATTACAAACCTGCTTTTGTAGGGCAGACAAGAATTGGTGGCGTACAAACAACGACTAAGTTTAAAGGGAGCGTGATTACTTCCGCACTCTCCAGCCCCTGGGGCGTCAAAAGCCTGCCTGACGGGAGACTCCTGATTACAGAAAAAGGGGGTACGATGCGTATCGTCACCAAAACGGGTACGGTCAGTGCGCCTATCACCGGTCTGCCGGCCGTGAATAGCGCTGGCCAGGGCGGCCTGCTGGGGCTGTGTCTGGACCCTGCATTCAGTACGAACCGTATGGTATATTGGGTGTTTTCAGGAAATGTAGCGGGCGGTAATCTGACGTCAGTGGCAAAAGGGCGGTTGGCTAATGATGAAAAAACAATAGAAGGCGCCACCATTATTTATCGCGCTACTCCTGCGTATAATGGCACCCTGCACTATGGCGGGCGTATTGTTTTTGATGCTACCGGCAACCTCTTTGTCAGCACGGGAGAACGTTCTGACCTCGTAACCCGGCCGCTGGCACAATCTGTTACGGCTGCACTGGGTAAAGTGCTGCGTATTACGAAAGACGGACAACCTGCTCCTGGCAACCCTTCCATCAGTGGTGCCGGCGCATTACCTGTATTGTATACGATTGGGCATCGTAACCCGCAGGGGTTGGCGATTCATCCGGTAACGGGCGATTTATGGGAAGGTGAACACGGACCCAGAGGAGGAGATGAAATCAACCGTATTGAAGCAGGTAAAAATTATGGCTGGCCTACCATTACCTATGGCATTGAATACAGTGGTCAACCGGTAGGAGCAGGTATCCAGAAAAAGACAGGGTTGGAGCAACCGGTTTATTACTGGGACCCGGTGGTATCTCCCAGCGGCATGACTTTCTACAGCGGCGATCGGGTGCCTGAATGGAAAAATAACCTGTTCATTGGCTCGCTGAGTGCTACGCATATCGTACGTTTGGTCATCAGTAATAATAAAGTAGCCGGAGAGGAAAGACTGCTGGCCGGCGAAGGCCAGCGTTTTCGTGATATCACCCAGGGGGTAGACAGTGCTTTGTATGCCGTTACTGATCAGGGCAGATTATACCGGATCGATAGAGTGGCGCCATAA
- a CDS encoding PadR family transcriptional regulator has translation MNETFVTNWKSQVKKGTLTFIILNILKGHEYYGYELIEQIRKHTDMDIAEGTLYPLMNRLKAENLVDSKWVEQETGIPRKYYCLTETGTKTLIQMNKYWKNLEIAIQKIIK, from the coding sequence ATGAATGAAACCTTTGTAACAAATTGGAAATCCCAGGTTAAAAAGGGAACCCTGACTTTCATCATCCTGAATATTCTTAAAGGGCATGAGTATTATGGCTATGAACTCATTGAACAGATCAGAAAGCATACTGATATGGATATCGCCGAAGGCACGCTCTATCCGCTGATGAACAGACTTAAAGCCGAAAATCTGGTGGATTCCAAATGGGTAGAACAGGAAACGGGGATCCCCCGCAAATATTATTGTCTGACCGAAACAGGCACAAAAACCCTGATTCAAATGAACAAGTATTGGAAAAATCTGGAAATCGCGATACAAAAAATAATTAAATGA
- a CDS encoding alpha/beta hydrolase family protein — MEKVASTIADLSVIKTLSTPVPVISVSPVILSVPGRGNDLQVRISAPVTGNRLPIILFAHGFGSSSEGYAPLANFWAAHGFIVIQPTFLDSRMLGIPHEDPRTPLIWRFRVDDMKCILDQLDLLEDAVPQLKDRSDRSRIAAVGHSFGAHTSGLLLGARLINADGSLGEDWSDPRIKAGVLLCASGRGGEDLSPFAAEHLPYINQSYAGLTTQTLVVAGDQDNSPLTVRGPDWFTDAYTLSPGAHWLATLFGGEHLLGGISGYLVTETSDENPARVAAVQQLTWAYLRSALYPEDPAWETVRTWFMAHPDALGRVDGK, encoded by the coding sequence ATGGAAAAAGTAGCATCAACGATCGCAGATCTATCTGTGATAAAGACCCTTAGTACACCGGTACCGGTTATATCTGTCAGCCCGGTTATACTGTCGGTGCCCGGGCGTGGGAACGACTTGCAGGTAAGGATTTCCGCCCCTGTAACCGGCAACCGGTTACCAATTATTCTCTTTGCACATGGCTTCGGTTCTTCTTCGGAAGGTTATGCCCCTCTCGCAAATTTCTGGGCAGCACACGGTTTCATCGTTATCCAGCCTACCTTTCTCGATTCCCGGATGTTGGGTATCCCGCATGAAGATCCCCGCACGCCTTTAATCTGGCGGTTTCGGGTAGATGATATGAAGTGTATCCTCGATCAGCTGGACCTCCTGGAAGACGCCGTGCCGCAGCTGAAAGACCGCTCAGATCGTAGCCGCATTGCTGCCGTGGGGCATTCCTTTGGCGCACATACGTCGGGGCTCCTGTTGGGTGCAAGGCTGATCAATGCCGATGGTAGCCTGGGCGAAGATTGGTCTGATCCCCGGATCAAAGCGGGCGTGCTGCTTTGTGCCAGTGGCCGGGGTGGGGAAGACCTCAGTCCGTTTGCTGCCGAACACTTGCCTTATATCAATCAAAGCTATGCAGGACTGACCACACAGACACTCGTGGTAGCGGGGGATCAGGATAATTCTCCGCTGACAGTACGAGGACCGGACTGGTTTACCGATGCCTATACGTTGAGTCCGGGCGCCCACTGGCTCGCTACTTTATTCGGAGGAGAACATTTGCTCGGTGGCATTTCCGGCTACCTGGTGACAGAGACCTCAGATGAAAATCCTGCCCGGGTAGCCGCCGTACAACAACTTACCTGGGCGTACCTCCGCAGTGCGCTTTATCCCGAAGATCCTGCCTGGGAAACGGTACGTACCTGGTTTATGGCACATCCAGATGCATTGGGGCGAGTGGATGGAAAATAG